CGCTGGACCGGCTCGGACTCCACATCATGTACCCGGAGGCCGCGCGCGTGGCCGAGTTCACGGGACGGACCGTCATCCGCTCGAACGAGTGGCTGAGCCTCGCCTCCACCTGGCGCGCGGCGGGCGCGGAGGCCTTCGCCGTGAGTGGCTTCTCCTGGAAGCTGTCGGGGGTGACCTACAGTTCCTCCAACTCGCTGTACACCTCGCTGGGCGCCGGAACCTACCCCTTCCAGCTCGCCTACACGGACTTCCTCGGCAGGAGCTACGCGTATTCGGGCTCGGTCCAGGTGCTCACGCCCCCGGACTACTCGGCGCGCATCGTCACTCCCGTCGCCGCCCGGTTGCCACTGATGTGAGGCCCGGGCGGCCGGGGCGGCTCACTCCGCCTCGGAGCGCCCGGTGAAGGGCACGTCCAGCACCGGGAGCTTCGTGGCGCCCGGCAAGTCGTAGTGCCACCACTCCATGGCGTTGCGCTTGAAGCCCGCGCCCTCCATGGCCGCGCGGAGGATCTCCCGATGCTCGCGCGAGGCCTTCGTGCCACCCGGGTAGCCGTGGTGCGCCGCGCGCTCGAAGGAGTCGAAGGGCGTGGGCATCTCCACCTCGGCACCGTCCGCCGTCACCAGCGTCAGGTCCACCGCCGCGCCCCGGTTGTGATTGCCCCCCTTCTTGGGGTTGGCCACGTAGCCCGGCTTGGGCATGATCTTCCACATCTGCCATTGCACCGCGATGGGCCGGTAGCAGTCGTAGACCTTCAGCCGGTAGCCCTGGGCGCGCAGCGTGTCCGCCGCCTTCTTCAAGCGCTCGGCGGTCTCGGGCAACAACAGACACCGGGCGCCGTCCGGGTACACCTTCTGCTTCAGGAAGTTGTCCGGGGTGGCGTAGCGCATGTCCACCATCAGGTCCTCCACCACCTCGGTGGCATCCACCACCGGCGAGCCCGCCGCGGCGAGCCACAACCCCAACAACCCGTTCGCGAGTCCCCCCATGGCTCAGGCTCCCGTCGTGTAGCGCGTGGGGTCCGGCACCCCCGCCTGTTCGAAACCCCGGCGCCGCAGCGAGCAACTGTCACACCGCCCGCACGCCCGGCCCTGCGCATCCGGGTCGTAGCAGGAGTGCGTCATCCCGTAGTCCACGCCCAGTCGCACGCCCTCGCGGATGATGTCCGCCTTGGTCATCCCCGACAGCGGCGCGTGCACCCGGAAGCGCGTGCCCTCCACGCCCGCCTTCGTCGCCAGCGTCGCCATGGCCTCGAAGGCCCGGATGAACTCGGGCCGGCAGTCCGGGTAGCCGCTGTAGTCCACCGCGTTCACCCCGATGTAGAGGTCGCTCGCGCCCACCGACTCGGCCAGCCCCAACGCCAGCGAGAGGAAGAGCGCGTTGCGCGCCGGCACGTAGGTGACGGGGATGCCGTGGGACATCTCCTCCTCGGCCCGATCCTTGGGCACGTCGATGTCCGCGGTCAGCGCCGAGCCGCCCACCTGCCGCAGGTCCACCGTCACCACCCGGTAGTCCGTGACGCCCATCGCTTGGGCCACCCCGCGCGCCCGCTCGAGTTCCACCGCGTGCCGCTGCCCATACGCCACCGCGAGGCACACCGGCTCGAAGCCCGCCGCCTTCGCCATGGCCAGACAGGTCGTCGAGTCCAGCCCGCCCGACAGCAACACCACCGCCTTCTTCTTACTTGCCAGCATTGAAACGCCGCTCTCCTTCCACGCCGTACACCGCCGTGCACGACGTCGTGCAAGTGCAGACCCCACTCGTGCCCGGGAGGAAGGTCACCTTCAAGTTCCCACAGGCCCTCTCGGCGTCATACCCGTTCACCGTGGGGCCGGGCGCCGAGCCATCCGGCAGGCCCCCATCCGTGGGCAGGTTCACGCACCAGCTCCCCATCGCCTGGGTCTGGCTGTCGCTGAGCACCACCACCGACAGCGTCTCCTCCATCTGCGCGCCCTGGCACGTCTCGCCACAGCTCGGCAGCGGAGCCCCGGAGCGCTGGACGGACACGTAGCGCTGGGTCGCCGGATCATAGGTGGCCTGGCGCGAGAAGCCATTCACCGTGAGCCACGCGCCCCCATCCACGCTGTCGCGCGAGAAGGTCCCCGAGAAGTCGAAGCCCCCGTCGACGAGCCGGCCGAAGTCCGGGCTGCCCGCGTCGCAGTCCGTGCTCGCCCAGTCCGCCTGCGCATGGAAGCTGAACAGGCCCACCACCACGTCCCCCGGGTACACCGTCTCCGCCACACAGGCGGAGGCCACGAACGCGAGCAGGGGCAACAGGAGCGGACGGCGCGGGAGCGGCATGACCTTTCGACCTTACACGGACTCCAGCGCCGCGCGCGCCACCGCGTGGAAGGCCGGGTTGTCGCGCAGCACCGCCCCCACGTCCAGCCCGGAGGGATCCGAGCCCCGGACCTCGGGCGACAGGTGCGCCAGCACACGCGAGGCGGCGAGCGACGCGGGTACCGCGCGGAAGGCCTCCACCGCCGCCTCGTCGAAGCCGGGCACCGGACCGGGCCGGCTCAGCGCCTCGCCCGAGGCGCCCAGGCACAGCGCCAGCGCGCACAGGTAGCCCAGCTCCACCAGCCCGAAGCAGGCCAGGGCGCCCACGCCCACCACCAGCTCCTCGGACGAGGCGAGGTACGCCTCCGCGCCGCCCGCCGGGGCCAGGAAGACGCGCACCCCACCCGCCCCCAGCGACTGGAGCGTGAGCTGCAACGCCGTGTGCAGCCGGGGCATCGCCTCGGCCGTCACCGCGACCACGTCGGGAGGCAGCGCGTGCCGGAAGCCGTCGCGCGGGGACACCGGGGAGATGCTCACCCCCGGGGCACTCGCCGTGCTCGACACGAGCGCCGCGCCGAAGCCGTCCACCCGCGCCACCTCCACGGGGATGTCGTCGCTGGCGGCCAGCGCCTCGGCGAACAGCGTCCACCCATCCGCGTCCGCTGGCTGCTTGTGCAACAGCTCCGGCCAGATGTGGGTGGCCAGTGCCGCGCCATGCACCGTGGGCGAGAGCCGCTCGGCCACCAGGCGCTTCATCTCCGGCGAGAGCTGGTCCGCCTGGAACAGGCGCTCGGCCAGGTGCACCGCGAACACCACCAGCTGCGCGTCCAGGTACTGGCGCAGGATGTCCTGCAACTGCTCCGGATCGTCCGTGAGGCGCTCGCGCAGCCGCAGCGCCTCGCCCGTGAGGCCCTGCGCCTCGGCGATGCGCGCCCGCCGCTCCAGCCGCTCGGGAGTCTCCGGCAGCGCCTGGAGCTGCTCGGCCGCCTCGGGCAGACGGCCCAGCGCCTCGTAGGCCTCCGCCAACCGCTCGCGCCACAGCCCCATGGCCGCCGGGCCCGCGAGCACCGCCGCCAGTTGCTGCGCCACCTCCACGACGCGCGCGTGGTTGCGCTCCTCCTCGTACAGGGGCAGCAGGAACTCCAACGCACGCACCGTGCCCGGCGCGTCCACCAGCGCCTTCTCGAAGGCCTCGCGGGCGCGCACCTTGTCGCCCGCCCACATCAGCATGTCGCCCTGCTCCACGTAGAGCTCGCCCCGCGCGCGCGGCTCCGTCTCCAACAGGATGAGCAGGCCCAGCGTGTCCGCCGCGTCCGACGTGAGACCCCCGTCCCGCTGCAACCGGAAGCGCTCGCGCAACAGCTTGCCCCGCCGCTCCGGCCACCCATCCGCCGCCTCGGCCAGGGCCTCGACGCGCTCCGGCACGGGCAGCGCCCGGACATACGTCAGCACCGCCTCGGCCAGCTCCGCCGGAGCACTTCCCAATCCCGGCAGCAGGCGCCACAGCCGCTGCTTGAAGTCCGGCACCGCCGAGAGCGGCTCCAACGCGCGCAAGCGCAGCTCCACCGGCGCCGACTCCGCGTTGACCACCTCGTCGCGCAGCCACGTGGCCAGGGCCTCGTCCCTCGGCGCGATCAGCTCCGCCAGCCGCAGCAGCCCGTCCAGCTGGGCGCTGTCGCGCAGCATCGCAGTCAGCCGCGTGAGGTGGGCCTCCTCCGCGCCGCCCGTCTCCACCATCGCCCAGAGCGCCTCGCGGATCCGCGCCTCGTCCCGGGCCCCCTCGGCGAGCGACAGGGCTCCAGCAAGGTCCCCCGACGCCAGCACGGCCGCGAAGCCCACCTCGGCGGCGCGGACGGGGGACTCCAGCCGGAGGAAACGCTCGGCGACCCCCCGCGAGTCCACGGCCGGGGAGGACGCACTGGCCAGGCGCTCGAGCACCTCGAGGGCCTCGGCGCGCTCGCCCGCGGCCTCCCAGAGGTCGACGAGGTCCAACTGCAACGCGGGGCGCTCCTCGGCGGACACGAGGCGGACGGCCTGGGCCAGGGCCTGGGCCGCGCGCCGGGACTCGCCCAGGGCCCGGTGCAGCGCGGACACCCGGCGCAGGGCCTCTCCATCTGGAGCAACGGACACGGCGGACCAGGCCGCGCGCACCGCCTCCGGCAGACGGCCCGCGGACTCGAACTCGCGCACCGCCGCCCACAGCCACTGGGTGCGCTCGGCGTCGGGGAGGATCTCCGCCCGCGCCAGGTACACCTCCGCGAGCCGTCCCGGGTTCTCCACGAGCAGCGGCTCCAGCGCCTCCAGCGCCTCCTTGTAGCCCGCCCCCGAGGCGCCCCGGGCGACCACGGCCTCCAGGGCCTCGCGGGCGGAGGACTCGTCCCCGGCGGCCCGCGCGAGCGACGCCAGCTCCAGCCGCAACAGGGAGGCCTCGTCGGCGTCCTCCGTCACGCCGATGAGGCGCGTGAGCACGTCGCGCAGCGCGGCCTGCTCTCCGCGCGCGCGCAGCCCCACCAGGCGGCCCCGGAGCGCGGGGAGGTTGTCCGGGTCGGCCTCGGCGGCACGCTCGCGAAGGGCCGCGGCGCGCGAGGCATCATCGAGCTGCTCGGCGGCGACCTCGGCGGCGGCCAGGAGCAGCTCCGCGGCCCGCGAGCCCCCCGCGGCCTGGGCCCCGGCCTCGTAGACGGCGACCAGGTCCGCCGGACGGCCCAGGGAGCGCAGCCCCCGCACCGCGCGGTCGATGATGGTGGCGTCCGCGGGACGCAGGCGCATGAGGTGCAGCAGCGCGTCGATGGCGTCCTTGGGGTCGTCGAAGAGGTCCGCGGCGCGGCGGTACAGCACCTCGGCGGTGGCCGCGTCCGCCTTGCGCGCGAGCTTCAGCGAGGCCCGGTACAGGCCCTTGGAGTCGCCCGTGTGGCCGTAGACCTCGGTGAGCAGGGACAGGGCTTCCTGGCCCCGGGCCCCGTCTCCATCCAGCGACACCACGGCCTCGAAGGCGCGCGCGGCGTCATGGTGGGCCCCCGACGCCAGCGACGCGTGTCCGAGCCGCATCTGCGTGCGCACCCGCAGGGGTACCGGCAGCGAATCCCCCCCGCGGCGAGCAGCCGCCGGTCATAGGGCCACGCCGCGGCCGGTCCTCCGCCCTCGGCCGCCAGCTCGGCGCGGGTGGCGAGCGCCTCCACGTCGTCCCCCGCGCGCGCGAGCAGCTCATCGAAGGCCTGGGCGGCGAGCAGCGACTCGCCCGCCTTGAGCAGGAGTTCGGCGCGCTCGCGCAGCAGGGGGATGGCCTGCTCGGGACGCACGGCGCCAGCGCGCAGGGCGAGCAACTCCGCCTGGCGGCGCACGTCGCCCGCGGCCCGGGCCCGGAGCAGGTGGAAGGCCTCGGCGCTGGAGGGAGCGAGCTCGAAGGCCTGATCCTCGCACAGCAGCGCGCGCTCCAGGGCGCCCGCCTCGCGGAAGGCCCGGGCGGCGGCGAGGTAGCTCTCCGCGGCCTCGACGGGAGGCTGGCGCTGGGCCCGGCGCATCAACAGCGCGGCGAGCGACTGGAAGTCCTCCGTCTCCGCCAGGAAGGCGCGGTGGCGCGAGTAGCGCGGCTCCTGGAAGGGGTCGGCCTCCAGGAGGAGGGCGTCGAACTCGGCGGCGTCCGCGGATCGGCCCATCTCGTGGAGGAGATCCGCCACCTGCCGGGTCAGGTCCAGGTCATCCGGCAGCGAGGCGCGCGCGGCGAGCAGCGCGATGGCGGCGGCATCCGGACGCCGGGCGCGCTCGCGGTAGAGCGTGGCGGCCCGCATCAACAGCTCCGCGCGGCGAGCCGGCTCCTCCACGCGGGAAGCGGCGTCCTCGAACCAGGCGGCCAGCTCGGCCACCCGGCCCTCGCGCTCGAGCAGCTCGCACAAGAGCGTCTCGGCCTCCTGGAGGGAGCGATCCTGGAGGAGCGCGTCGCGCAGGAAGCCCTCGGCCTTGTCCGTGTCCCCGAGCTCGTCGAGGAAGAGGCGCGCCAGCCGCAGCAGGGAGCGGGCCCGGGCGGGGGTGGCCGGCATGAGCGGCAGGGCGCGCTCGAGCCACCGGGCCTCGGCGGCGGCATCGTTCCGGCGGCTCGCGAGCTCCATGCCCATGCGCGCCGTGTCGAGCTGGGCGAACAGCGCGTAGGAGCGCTCCAGCGCGGCCTCGGCGGCGGACATGTCCAGCTTCACGTCGCGCAGCATCTCCGCGCGGTGGCGCTCGCAGGCGGCGGCCTCGTCCTTGCGGCCCTCCTTCTCCAGCAGGAAGCACAGCGCCTTGAGCGAGCGCATGGCCTCGTCCACCCGGCCGGACATCTCCGCCAGGTGCGCGTGCTCGGCGCAGGCGGAGATGGCGGCATCGCGCTGGCCGGCCTCCTCGTTGAGCGAGGCGATGAGCTGAAGCTGCCCCATGAGCTCGGGGAGCTGACCCGCCTCGCGGTGGAGGGCCGCGAGCGCCTCGTGCAGGGGCAGCGGGTGCTCGGCCATGTTCGCCGCCTGGGTGAGCAGCGCGGCGGCGAGGGAGGTATCGGCGAGGGACTCGCGGGCGCGCTCGGACAGCACGACGAGGCGCTGGGCGGTGTGCTCGGAGGGAGGCAGGGCGCGCGCGTGGGTGACGAGCACCTCGAAGGAGGCCCGGGGCTCGTCCTTCTCCAGCAGCGCGGAGAGCCGCTGCACCGCCACCTCGTTCAACGGGCGCTCGGCGAGCAGACGCTTGTAGGCGGACATCGCGCGCCGGGTGTCCCCGAGCTTCTCGGCGAGCGCGCCCAGACGCAGCCAGGCCTTCTCCGAGGCCTCGGCGTCCGAGGAGAAGTCCGCCGCGGCGGCGAGCTGCTCCTGCAGGGGCAGCGCCTCGCGCACGTCGCCATGGAGGAAGAGCAGCTCGGCCAGCTCGGCCAGGTCTCCGTCCCGCGCCGGAACGAGGGCGTGGGCCCGGCGGGCCAGATCGAGCGCCCGCGACATGTCGCCCGCGGCCCGGGCATGGGTGCTCGCCTCGCGCAGCAGGGACGCGGCCTCGTCCGGAGGCAGGAGCCCATCCTCCACGTCGAGCAACTGCGCTGCCTCGGTGGAGTTGCCCCGGCTGGCGGCGAGGACCACGAGGCGGCGGCGCAGCGCGCTGTCCGTCGGGGTGAGCCGCAGCGCCTGGCGCAGGGCGGCCTCGGCGGCCTCGGGTTGCGCGAGGCGCTCCAGGTACAACGTGCCCAGCTCGGAGTAGAGGGCGGTGGCCTCGGCGGGCGGGGCGTGGGGGGCCTCGGCGGCGAGCAGGGCCGTGAGCCGCTGCCAGTCCTCCAGGTCACGCAGCACACGCTGGAGCCCGGCGGTGGCCCCGGAGTGGCGGGGAGCGAGGGCGAGCGCCGCCTCCAGGCCCCGCGCGGCCTCTTCACGCTCTCCGGCCTTCTCCAAGAGACGGGCGCGTGAGAGCAGTGCCTCCACGCGGCGGGAGACGGGCCCCTGACGCGCGGCCTCGGCGAGCGCCTCCGCCTCGGCGGTGAGCTGCCCGTCGCGGTGCGCGAGCGTCGCGAGGGCGAAGAAGGCATCACAGCGCTCGGAGGGGGACAGGGACAGGGACACGGCGGCGAGCAGGGCCTCGCGGGCCGGGGCGCGCGCGTCCTTGTCCATGAGCGACGAGGCGAGCGCGAGCAGCCGGGAGCGGGCGCTCTCGGCGAGCTCCGGCTCGGTGGCGAGCACGTGGCGCCAGGCCACCAGCTCGTCCACGTCCTCGCCCTCCTCGCGGGCGATGGCGGCGAGGGCGAGCCACAGGGGCGCGGGCCGGCGGGACAGGCGCGTGGCGGCGAGGAAGTCGTCGCGGGCGACCTGGGCGCGGCCGGCGTTGCGGTGGAGGGCGGCGCGGCGGGCGAGCAGCTCGGCACGGGCCTCGCCCTCGGAGGAAGAGATGAGCGTGCCGAGCAGGGTGAGGCGCTCGACCTCCTGTTGGGCGGTGCCCGAGCCCGCCGGGGGCAGCAGCTCCAACAGGGCCTGGGTGGCCCAGGTGTCCAGGGGCTCCTCGGCGAGCAGGCCGCGCAGGGCATCGGCAGCCTCGGCGTTGCGGCCCTGGGAGAGACACAGCCCGGCCAGCTCACGGCGGGCGGCGCGGCGCGCGTCTCCGGTGAGACGGGGCCAGAGGGACAGGAGCAGGTCCGCCAGCGGCTCGTGCGCGCCCGCCTGACGGTGGAGGCCCGCGAGCTCCAACTGGGCCTCGAGGTCCTCGGGGGCGAGCGAGCAGTAGTGCCCGAGCAGGCGCCGGGCGGCGTCGGGGCGGCCGGCGCGCTGGGCGGCGGAGGCGGCGCGGCGCGTGAGCTCCAGCAGCTCGTCCTCGCGCGGGGCGTCCGGGTCCGTCGCGGGCAGCACCAGCACCGCCTCGAAGTCCTCCAGGGCGGCGCGGGGATCCGCCTGCATGCGCAACTCACCCCGGCGCATGCGCGCGGGAGCGAAGGAGCCATCGCGCTCCAGGGCCTCGGCGAGGAAGGCTTCCTCGCGACTGGTGCCCAGGGAGAGCACGGAGGCGCGGAAGAGGAGCCGGGCCCCGGCGCGGGGCTCGGGCACGAGCGCGGCCTTGCGCGCGAGGAGCCGGGCGGCCTCCAGCTTCTCGCCGCGCTCCAGCTCCAGCTCGGCGAGCGCGTCGAGGGCCTCGGCGGCGAGCGGCCCGGTGGGGCTCGCGTCCAGGGTGGACGACAGGCGCAGGAGCGCGGGGCCCTTCTCGCCGCGCTCGAGGAGGGCGCGGGCGCTCTTGAGGAAGAGGGGCGCGGCCTCCGCGGCGCGGTCGGCGGCGGCGAGCGCCTGGGCGCGCGAGGCCCACAGCTCGGCCAGCTCGCGCGTCTCGCCCGCCTCGGCGTAGAGGGCCTCGAGCCGCTCGGCCAGGGCGTCATCCAGGCGGCGCAGCGGGAAGGCCTGGGAGTAGGCGGTGATGGCGGCCTCGCGGTCTCCGGCCAGCTCACACGCGCGGCCCAGACGGGCGCGGATGTCCGCGAGGCGATCGGGGGCAGTGGTGCGGGGCAGCGTGGACAGCAACGTCTCCAGGGCGCGCCGGGCGTGCTCGGGGCGCTCGCAGCGCAGGGACAGGTCGGCCAGCTCCAGGAGCACGGCCTGCTCCGGCGCCAGCCGCGCGGCCTTCTCCAGGGCCACGAGCGCCTCGCCGAGCCGGCCCAGGCGGGCTTCCAGCACGTTGGCCAGCTCGCGCA
Above is a window of Cystobacter fuscus DNA encoding:
- the ddpX gene encoding D-alanyl-D-alanine dipeptidase, which translates into the protein MGGLANGLLGLWLAAAGSPVVDATEVVEDLMVDMRYATPDNFLKQKVYPDGARCLLLPETAERLKKAADTLRAQGYRLKVYDCYRPIAVQWQMWKIMPKPGYVANPKKGGNHNRGAAVDLTLVTADGAEVEMPTPFDSFERAAHHGYPGGTKASREHREILRAAMEGAGFKRNAMEWWHYDLPGATKLPVLDVPFTGRSEAE
- the queC gene encoding 7-cyano-7-deazaguanine synthase QueC, yielding MLASKKKAVVLLSGGLDSTTCLAMAKAAGFEPVCLAVAYGQRHAVELERARGVAQAMGVTDYRVVTVDLRQVGGSALTADIDVPKDRAEEEMSHGIPVTYVPARNALFLSLALGLAESVGASDLYIGVNAVDYSGYPDCRPEFIRAFEAMATLATKAGVEGTRFRVHAPLSGMTKADIIREGVRLGVDYGMTHSCYDPDAQGRACGRCDSCSLRRRGFEQAGVPDPTRYTTGA
- a CDS encoding tetratricopeptide repeat protein, encoding MATDSDTLKPAPDSNAAAPELRLLDRRAFVGFPSLELAPGLSIADFALQIPDVTFPFNVSAGASRYQRKKLLFGFLELHVDADLVARKVAELAGRVAGLGDLKLHFRPGYLEGQAVLQPPERTPVTFKLAFDADGERLALYVYDVRLYGFSSTPSVQIPGLLAASVAQLGLLPEVEVRGATGFSTRVLPALCQRAAVSRGFKMPVLDTARLSSAEVGPAGLRLRFAAGGMPPPAPPDEELLLALEGSRAFAEAEAFLAQGKLAEARDAFLQAGDAQDAHPFAAERLLSLLVADPQAHDLALDVAATLLRRRDKSPAALWGEAVVRERRGEHARAAERYLALCALSRRASEEAAAFFSAEAAARAARDHAPQVAVKALHEVLGLRPDHLPSLKALARAADQSRDRAGAVRAYRRIAALARDPSEAAEAHVHLADLCAQTEDDVAGARLHCEAALRLSPDHPDALLLLGDLCHRGGEHLRALKALDRLREVAMARHELDRVGRANLLAGRVWEEGLQQPDNALLRYREAASLLPHEPEALFASARVAETLGKLQEALAGYQQALELAGPSPRSESVRRAAHQSHHALARLSRTKLGDPARAREHLEAALALDPRDAVALDELIPYFRATGRMLELAEALEKAAAVHEEPGRRAALWAEAGELYRGRLQQPERAERLLTSALEADPQHAPALESLLSIAEARRDGGLLTRCLSTLARLTPEPAERARKYRRLAVAARDLAFDLDLAASALQEVLKSEPDDLTTLGELCALQRKRADMAGLAVALQERARVAEAQGDKRLASAALRELANVLEARLGRLGEALVALEKAARLAPEQAVLLELADLSLRCERPEHARRALETLLSTLPRTTAPDRLADIRARLGRACELAGDREAAITAYSQAFPLRRLDDALAERLEALYAEAGETRELAELWASRAQALAAADRAAEAAPLFLKSARALLERGEKGPALLRLSSTLDASPTGPLAAEALDALAELELERGEKLEAARLLARKAALVPEPRAGARLLFRASVLSLGTSREEAFLAEALERDGSFAPARMRRGELRMQADPRAALEDFEAVLVLPATDPDAPREDELLELTRRAASAAQRAGRPDAARRLLGHYCSLAPEDLEAQLELAGLHRQAGAHEPLADLLLSLWPRLTGDARRAARRELAGLCLSQGRNAEAADALRGLLAEEPLDTWATQALLELLPPAGSGTAQQEVERLTLLGTLISSSEGEARAELLARRAALHRNAGRAQVARDDFLAATRLSRRPAPLWLALAAIAREEGEDVDELVAWRHVLATEPELAESARSRLLALASSLMDKDARAPAREALLAAVSLSLSPSERCDAFFALATLAHRDGQLTAEAEALAEAARQGPVSRRVEALLSRARLLEKAGEREEAARGLEAALALAPRHSGATAGLQRVLRDLEDWQRLTALLAAEAPHAPPAEATALYSELGTLYLERLAQPEAAEAALRQALRLTPTDSALRRRLVVLAASRGNSTEAAQLLDVEDGLLPPDEAASLLREASTHARAAGDMSRALDLARRAHALVPARDGDLAELAELLFLHGDVREALPLQEQLAAAADFSSDAEASEKAWLRLGALAEKLGDTRRAMSAYKRLLAERPLNEVAVQRLSALLEKDEPRASFEVLVTHARALPPSEHTAQRLVVLSERARESLADTSLAAALLTQAANMAEHPLPLHEALAALHREAGQLPELMGQLQLIASLNEEAGQRDAAISACAEHAHLAEMSGRVDEAMRSLKALCFLLEKEGRKDEAAACERHRAEMLRDVKLDMSAAEAALERSYALFAQLDTARMGMELASRRNDAAAEARWLERALPLMPATPARARSLLRLARLFLDELGDTDKAEGFLRDALLQDRSLQEAETLLCELLEREGRVAELAAWFEDAASRVEEPARRAELLMRAATLYRERARRPDAAAIALLAARASLPDDLDLTRQVADLLHEMGRSADAAEFDALLLEADPFQEPRYSRHRAFLAETEDFQSLAALLMRRAQRQPPVEAAESYLAAARAFREAGALERALLCEDQAFELAPSSAEAFHLLRARAAGDVRRQAELLALRAGAVRPEQAIPLLRERAELLLKAGESLLAAQAFDELLARAGDDVEALATRAELAAEGGGPAAAWPYDRRLLAAGGIRCRYPCGCARRCGSDTRRWRRGPTMTPRAPSRPWCRWMETGPGARKPCPCSPRSTATRATPRACTGPR